ATGGAACACCACTTAGAGGCTAAATTATGGAATGATATCTTTAACGTGGCTCAAGATTATTTAGAAATCCCAAGAGGCACCATTAGAGCCACTGTATTAATTGAAACTTTACCAGCTGCATTCCAAATGGAGGAAATTATCTTCCAATTAAGACAACATTCTTCAGGTTTGAATTGTGGTCGTTGGGATTACATCTTTTCCaccattaaaaaattcatgaATGATCCAACCCATATTTTACCAGAAAGAGATCAAGTAACAATGACTTCACCTTTTATGGATGCATATGTTAAACGTTTAATCAATACTTGTCACAGAAGAAACGTTCATGCCATGGGTGGTATGGCTGCTCAAATTCCTATCAAGACAGATTTGAACTTGAACAAGATTGCTATGGAAAAAGTTAGAGCTGACAAGATTAGAGAACTAAAAAATGGTCATGATGGGTCATGGATTGCTCATCCTCAATTAGCTACTATTTGTAATTTGGTCTTTAAAGAAATGGGTACACCAAAccaaatctttaatattccAGATATCAACTTGAACGATTACTCGTTGACTGATACTAATATCCCTGACCATCAAGTTACTATCCGTAGTTTGAatcaaaatttggaaattgGGTTGAAATATATGGAATCTTGGTTAAGAGGTTCAGGTTGTGTCCCcatcaataatttgatGGAAGACGCAGCTACTGCTGAAGTGTCAAGGGCCCAATTGTGTCAATGGTGTAAACATGGTGTTGTGTTGAAAGATACTAATGAAAAAGTGACTCCtcaattattgaaatcGTTGCTAGATAAACAAGTTCAAGATTTAGTGGCAGAAGTTAATAacccaaataataaatatgaattgGCTGCCAGGTATTTATTACCAGAAATTGACGGTCAACATTTCAGTGAATTCTTGACTAATCTATTGTACGATGAAATTATCACTTTAAAACAACCAATTGATGTAAGTAAGTTGTAAATGCGGTTGTGTTTACATTagcatttgcatttgcgCTTGCGCATGTGCTTACACTTTTCTTTTGACGTTTATCTTTTTCcgatttaaaaaaaaaaaatatttttatttcttttttttcacttaagaatatataaatccCACTATATTTAGATGTATATACTGAAATAGGTgatacaaaatatatatcaaaaaattctttcatATTTGCACTACTGCCTATTCACAGCCACTATGAATAGTTCCTATagcaaaaaaatacatcACTTGCCAAATCAAGAATTTTTGTAGGAATATCAAACGCGTTACAGTtctgttttaaattttattttttattcttttagattatttttattttatgtaatttctttttttaacgCTTTTATTTCCccttttctattttttgcCGATTTCTATCTAAAGCcttattctatttttttcttagattttttttctttcattttCGTTACTCCCAATTTTACTCCTATATACATTTACACTTATACTTGTGCTTACACTTGCATATTCATTGGcatttacatttacatATATTTGCATCTGCATTTTCAAATCTACAATTTTAACTAGATAGGTTTGACTCTTTTATTCCTTTCATTTAAACTACCCCACCGCACTTTTTCATTGTTTGATTTAgtacagaaaaaaaagtacaACCAAACATTCCTATTCCCtttacttttcttttcttttttttttttttttttttctttttcttcttttcaatatagaatctttttatttattattatattactattattatattttatttttatttttttttttaacatcTTTTTAGGAAAATCCCTATCATTAAGACATCATagattttcattagaaaaaaaaagataaaaaaaaaaaagcattcATTACTGTCCATTCtcatattttattactttactttttattctttttttttttatattattttattttaaattgtcATTTCCATATTGCATTTTGCATATTCTTAACGATTGATTTCTCACTAATTAACCTAACATATCTTTTCCCCCTTCacaaaaaatacaaaaaaaccacaatttaaaatacactattttttaaaaaaaaaatctcaatagaaaaggaaaaaaaaaacagaaagCAAGCAAATACACGATTATCCCCTACGCAAAATTGATTCAACGCAATGTATACCCCTGTCCCGTTCAACtcgaataataattcttcaaataatttctcCTCCACAGATTCGTTacctaattcaaattcaactTCAAATTTAACTTCACATAATCATATAAATTCCACTTCaaacaacaataacaatgttcaaacaagaagaagaggTGCTAGTATGAATATGTTGTTGAGCACTTTTGGTATTAGACAACAACAATCTGCTTCTgcatcttcatcaaatcAAGCAAATCAAATCACTTCCTCTTCagtttcttcaaataatcaatcGAATCTATTAGGTATCAATGGTACAAATAATTCTGCTTTAAATATGGAATTAACCCCACAGACTACAAATAGTGTTACCGGTTCAGGTTTACCTTCTCCAACTAATTTATCAAactcaaatttaaatttcgAAAGAGCTCATCTTCATAATAACAATCACGATTTACATTccaatatttattcttcttcaaacCCAAATCTAGCAAATATTAACATTatcaattcttcaattaatgatattcCAAGAGCAATGACTCCCAATGGTTACGGTAATGTAAGACCAAATAACCCCTTTTCCAATACTTCAagttcaaataatattggcGCACCTTTAAGTAGAACAGATACAAATGGTAGGTTGACTccaatgaataatattggAACAAGTACCTCTACACAAATTtataacaacaacaataacgGCATGCCAATTCCCAATAATGTTCGTTTATCacattcaaatataatcaCTGGAAGTGATGGTCCTCCTTCAAGATCTACTTCTCCAAATCCCTTTAGACAAAATATGACAACTCCTTCAAGAATAAATAGAGCAAACACGGCAAGTCCAAGAACTTTTagttcaaataatttaattgctCCCACTGGTATTTCTACAGCAAGTGCAAATGTAACTTCAAGACCTTTGGGaatgattaataataatactcaACCTTTGGCAACAACTGCTGGTTCTGCTTCGAGTCCAATCGTTATAACAACTGCTCCAAATAGTCCCTCTGTAGCGGCAC
The window above is part of the Henningerozyma blattae CBS 6284 chromosome 2, complete genome genome. Proteins encoded here:
- the MLS1 gene encoding malate synthase MLS1 (similar to Saccharomyces cerevisiae MLS1 (YNL117W); ancestral locus Anc_2.156), with amino-acid sequence MPAISLEKVKLFVDVDSNPPYPPSNTSVKTILTKEALEFIVLLHRTFNARRKQLLQNRKDFQAKLDRGDTSLDFLPETANIRNDPSWLGPILAPGLINRSTEITGPPTRNMLINALNAPLVNTYMTDFEDSNAPTWENLIYGQINLYDAIRNQINFTNQKTNKDYKLKDDIANLPTLIVRPRGWHMIEKHLTVDYEPISASIFDFGLYFFHNAKKLIEIGKGPYFYLPKMEHHLEAKLWNDIFNVAQDYLEIPRGTIRATVLIETLPAAFQMEEIIFQLRQHSSGLNCGRWDYIFSTIKKFMNDPTHILPERDQVTMTSPFMDAYVKRLINTCHRRNVHAMGGMAAQIPIKTDLNLNKIAMEKVRADKIRELKNGHDGSWIAHPQLATICNLVFKEMGTPNQIFNIPDINLNDYSLTDTNIPDHQVTIRSLNQNLEIGLKYMESWLRGSGCVPINNLMEDAATAEVSRAQLCQWCKHGVVLKDTNEKVTPQLLKSLLDKQVQDLVAEVNNPNNKYELAARYLLPEIDGQHFSEFLTNLLYDEIITLKQPIDVSKL